Within Verrucomicrobiia bacterium, the genomic segment TGTATGGGGGCAGGGTGCGGGTCGAATCCGGGCTTGGAAAAGGGGCTCGGTTCGTTTTACTATTCCCTGCCAAAACGCTGATACGCCTGGCCAAAAGCAACTGATGAACCCGAAGGTCCCACCCGTGCTCGTTGTGGACGACGAGAAGAATATGCGCGCGTCGCTCAAGACGGTTTTGAGCGATGAAGGCTACGCAGTGCGGTTGGTCGAATCAGCCGAGGAAGGGCTGGTGCTCATGGCCCACGAGGAATTCTTTATGGTCATCACCGACGCGCGCCTGGGCGGGATGAGCGGCTATGAGTTCCTGGGAAAGGCGCGCAGCCAGTGGCCGGACTTGCCGGTGCTGATGATCACCGCCTACGCCACCCCCAAGCTCGCCGTTGAAGCCATCAAAGCTGGCGCCATTGATTACCTGCCTAAACCGTTCGCTCCGGAGGAATTGCTCCATGCCGTGGCACGGTGCCAGGAGCGCTACCGCCTCTTGCAGGAAAACGCCCAGCTCCGGGCGCGCGCTACTGAGACCTGCCGGCTCGAGCAAATCATCGGTGAAAACGAGAAAATCCGCGAGCTGCGCCAGTTGATTGAGCGTTTCGCCCCAACCGATGCCCGGGTCCTGGTCCTGGGCGAGAGCGGCACCGGCAAAGAGTTGGTAGCCGGCGCCCTGCACACCCATAGCCAGCGCAGCCAGGCCAGCTATGTCCGCATTAATTGCGCCGCTATCCCTGAGACCCTTCTCGAGAGCGAACTGTTTGGCCATGAAAAAGGGGCTTTCACTGGCGCCCTGAAACAAAAGCCTGGCCGGGTCGAAGAGGCGGATGGAGGCACGATTTTCCTCGATGAAATAGCCGATATGAGCCGGCCCTTGCAGGCCAAGCTGCTGCGGTTCCTCGAAGACGGCACTTTTACGCGTGTGGGAGGAACGGTCGAGCTCAAAGTCAATGTGCGCCTAATAGCCGCCACCAATCGCGACATTATCCGGGCTATCGCTGAGGACCAGTTCCGTGAAGACCTCTTTCATCGCCTCAATGTCGTCCAGGTCCGCCTGCCGCCCCTGCGTGATCGCGGCGATGACATCCTGCTGCTGGCAGATTATTTTCTCAAGAGCTTCGGCGTTTCCATGAATAAGGCCACGCATGGAGTCTCCCGGCCGGCGCAGCACAAGTTATTGTCGCACCATTGGCCAGGCAACGTGCGCGAGCTGCGCAACGTGATCGAAAGGGCGCTGATCCTCGAGAGCACGCCCGAAATCCAACCCAACAGCCTGCCCGATTTCCAGCTCGAGGCCCGCTTGCACAAAACCGCTCCACCGCGTCCTGTCTCGGGGGGGTCGCTGGACGAAATGATGTCAGCCCATGAGCGGGAACTCATTGCGATGTTACTCGAGCAGAATCATTTCAACCTGGCCAAAACGGCCGATCAATTGAAAATCAGCCGTCATGCGCTACGCTATCGGATGCAGCGCCTCAACATCGTTGGCGGTATCGAGGACGATGAGCAGGCCGGTGCGCCCCTAAAAACCCCATGAACCTTTTTCTTCCCTTCTTCGCCCAGGACATCCTGCCGGAATTGGTGCCGCAACCCTGGCATAAAACCGGCGCGCGCGACATCCTCATTATTTTGGGTGTGCTTGTCGTTCTGACAGTGTTGGTTCTGATTTGGGCTGCCTATTTTCGCAAACGTGATCGGGACCATTCACATCATCACCATCACCATCATCGCCATCAAGAGGACTCCGCTGAGCCAGCCGCCGCTTCCGATTCGCCTCCCAGCGAGCCGGGCGAGGCCTCTGGCCGCCACCATCGGCGGCGTCGCCGACGACGGCGCGAGCATCGCCCGCGTAACCCGACGCTGGCTGAGACCGGCGGTCTGCCACCCCTGCGCTCCCAGAACCGCTCCGAGCCCTTGCCATGAGTTTGAGCATTCCTAAGACAAAGGTTTGGAACTGGCCTTGTCATTGGCCCCGGGCAGAGCTATAGGCTGAGTCATGCAAGAGAGCCGAGCGATCACGCGCAAGAGCGCTTCAAACCTCGCGCTGGCTTTTGTGCTGCTGCCCAAACCCAAACGCGAAGGGATGTCCGCGCTCTATGCCTTCTGCCGCGAGGTGGACGACATCGCCGATAACGAAAACCGTCCCGTCGAAGAGCGCCGAACCGAGCTGGCAAGTTGGCGGGCCGACCTGCGCCGGGCCTGCGGGAGCGAAACGCCCCAATACGCCGTCAACCGCGAACTCCAACCGATTGTTCACACCTACCAGTTGCCCTTCGAGTATTTCGATGCGCTCTTGCAGGGTGTTGAGATGGACCTGGCCACCCGGCGCTACTCCGATTACGAGCAAC encodes:
- a CDS encoding sigma-54 dependent transcriptional regulator, with protein sequence MNPKVPPVLVVDDEKNMRASLKTVLSDEGYAVRLVESAEEGLVLMAHEEFFMVITDARLGGMSGYEFLGKARSQWPDLPVLMITAYATPKLAVEAIKAGAIDYLPKPFAPEELLHAVARCQERYRLLQENAQLRARATETCRLEQIIGENEKIRELRQLIERFAPTDARVLVLGESGTGKELVAGALHTHSQRSQASYVRINCAAIPETLLESELFGHEKGAFTGALKQKPGRVEEADGGTIFLDEIADMSRPLQAKLLRFLEDGTFTRVGGTVELKVNVRLIAATNRDIIRAIAEDQFREDLFHRLNVVQVRLPPLRDRGDDILLLADYFLKSFGVSMNKATHGVSRPAQHKLLSHHWPGNVRELRNVIERALILESTPEIQPNSLPDFQLEARLHKTAPPRPVSGGSLDEMMSAHERELIAMLLEQNHFNLAKTADQLKISRHALRYRMQRLNIVGGIEDDEQAGAPLKTP